From a single Nakaseomyces glabratus chromosome H, complete sequence genomic region:
- the TRM9 gene encoding tRNA (carboxymethyluridine(34)-5-O)-methyltransferase (CAGL0H04807g~Ortholog(s) have tRNA (uracil) methyltransferase activity and role in cellular response to drug, chronological cell aging, regulation of translational elongation, tRNA methylation, tRNA wobble uridine modification) yields the protein MADLKEEEYVHKVYNEIAPHFSETRYKPWPIVTDFLMTRPMGSVGIDVGCGNGKYLNVNPNIYIIGSDRSSGLIQCAHEIDPINYNVLVADGMRLPHLDNRFDFAISIAVVHHWTTRERRISAIKHILSKVRSGGQALIYCWALEQGNSRRGYHEGMEQDVLVPWVLQEKKKKEPTKKQSSQRAKPDLTNVAPQDRAAFVANWKKEQEQLRLKEEEAKQKNEEQKEDVKYRFYHLYKKGELEEDCEAAGAIVVRGGYEKDNWYVIAQKA from the coding sequence ATGGCTGATCtcaaggaagaagaatatgTACATAAAGTCTACAATGAAATTGCCCCTCACTTCTCAGAGACGCGGTACAAACCTTGGCCGATTGTTACTGACTTCCTGATGACTAGACCTATGGGAAGTGTTGGTATAGATGTTGGGTGTGGTAATGGGAAATACCTGAATGTGAatccaaatatatatataattggTTCAGATCGGTCTTCTGGTCTTATACAATGTGCGCACGAAATTGATCCGATTAACTATAACGTTCTTGTCGCGGATGGTATGCGTCTGCCGCATTTAGACAATAGGTTTGATTTTGCAATTTCCATCGCTGTGGTGCATCATTGGACTACGAGGGAGCGTCGTATTAGTGCAATCAAGCATATTCTAAGTAAAGTAAGATCAGGTGGGCAAGCACTTATATACTGCTGGGCGTTGGAACAAGGAAATTCACGTAGAGGATATCATGAAGGAATGGAACAAGATGTTCTAGTGCCATGGGTTTTacaagagaaaaagaagaaagaaccGACAAAAAAGCAGTCTTCTCAAAGAGCTAAGCCAGATTTAACGAACGTTGCACCTCAGGATAGAGCAGCATTTGTTGCAAATTGGAAGAAAGAGCAAGAACAATTGAGATtaaaagaggaagaagcaAAGCAGAAAaatgaagaacaaaaagaagatgTCAAATATAGGTTCTATCACTTATATAAAAAGGGtgaattggaagaagattgTGAAGCAGCAGGTGCTATAGTAGTAAGAGGAGGCTATGAAAAGGATAACTGGTATGTCATCGCTCAGAAGGCTTGA
- the TAF11 gene encoding TATA-binding protein-associated factor TAF11 (CAGL0H04829g~Ortholog(s) have chromatin binding activity, role in RNA polymerase II transcriptional preinitiation complex assembly and transcription factor TFIID complex localization), with protein sequence MMATTQGPLDTIPKANYPPLLTKANYMSTKQLINEVLSEDREYVTWKLNQLRTGGNDAPGAKLLQTVAHHNNRQFHKKNAKVMKKRYPNQISGVPPNLTFVQDLYEKEMKKESEDIDKSLREMHQPSIPADEQFKLLVTNLDEDQTNRFEVFHRTALSKTQVKKLATTVVNQSINENIRVFLQAIGKIFAGEIIEKAMEIKEKWLLSLMHREFDRKEETAMRLKKLLKKLTKMVDKNGIVGDDEPGNGMELTAHDLNNEYPSSVDEEEEDIYLDDEPDAMKKIQDVNSLLRSQENTAEIRLRLISHYNELVRQFNELDVSVEKYNSSPLLPEHIREAWRLHRLQSETIPPASWRTQGSGNGQMFR encoded by the coding sequence ATGATGGCTACTACACAAGGTCCCTTGGATACAATTCCGAAGGCGAACTACCCACCTTTGTTGACAAAAGCCAATTACATGTCAACGAAGCAGTTAATCAATGAAGTTCTAAGTGAGGATCGTGAATATGTGACTTGGAAACTGAATCAACTGAGAACAGGTGGTAATGATGCACCTGGTGCGAAGCTGTTACAAACTGTAGCACACCATAACAATCGGCAGTTTCACAAGAAGAACGCCAAGGtcatgaagaagagatatCCTAATCAAATTAGTGGTGTGCCACCAAATCTCACCTTCGTGCAAGACTTGTATGAGAAGgagatgaagaaggaaTCAGAAGACATAGATAAATCCTTACGGGAGATGCATCAACCTTCTATACCTGCTGATGAACAATTCAAGCTTCTAGTAACCAATCTTGATGAAGATCAAACAAATCGTTTTGAAGTATTCCACAGGACCGCGTTGAGTAAGACTCAGGTCAAGAAACTTGCAACAACTGTTGTAAATCAATCGATCAACGAGAATATCCGTGTTTTCTTGCAAGCTATAGGCAAGATATTTGCAGGagaaataattgaaaaggCTATGGAGATCAAAGAGAAGTGGCTTTTAAGCCTAATGCACAGAGAATTTGATAGGAAAGAGGAGACAGCAATGCGTTTAAAGAAgctattgaagaaattgactAAGATGGTAGATAAGAATGGAATTGTTGGCGATGATGAACCTGGTAATGGAATGGAATTAACAGCACATGATTTAAATAATGAGTATCCTAGCAgtgttgatgaagaagaagaagacattTATCTAGACGATGAACCCGAtgcaatgaagaaaatacagGATGTAAACTCACTACTTCGATCTCAGGAGAACACTGCTGAAATCAGATTGAGACTCATATCACATTATAATGAGCTAGTACGACAGTTCAATGAATTGGATGTAAGTGTGGAAAAGTACAACTCTAGCCCACTCTTACCGGAACATATCCGTGAAGCATGGCGACTGCACCGTCTGCAGAGTGAAACCATCCCACCCGCATCCTGGCGTACCCAGGGTTCAGGGAACGGTCAAATGTTTAGGTAA
- the PPZ1 gene encoding salt homeostasis regulator (CAGL0H04851g~Ortholog(s) have protein serine/threonine phosphatase activity, role in cellular protein localization, cellular sodium ion homeostasis, protein dephosphorylation and cytoplasm, extrinsic component of plasma membrane, nucleus localization) — protein MGNTTSIESKIDFGQNRHVKPHLKNNNHVDDIYKRDTLPPSMAQMEPRSPILVVNGKHLTDIKEIANISSQIPETMMAANAEAASLQESLSNEERAAYLPTFSKSSSYVSSLHSRKSSLLSNSTTLGTPATSPGLNESSSSLANDYFASKRRPSLPDQTLGQHLTRPSLLDSHRSYSSDNCLSTINSNSTELQNTTTHHNDRLRDIFPFSRPKSPNGFEIRIPLSSDDVSSSSESKLSLHRHHSSKDIPGDQTGYVMINGKRKKQVNIDEAIQRLLDVGYSGKKNKAFCLKNSEIIQICIQAREVFLNQPALLELSAPVKIVGDIHGQFQDLLRLFTKCGFPPSSNFLFLGDYVDRGKQSLETILLLLCYKIKYPENFFLLRGNHECANVTRVYGFYDECKRRCNIKIWKYFIDTFNTLPLTAIVAGKIFCVHGGLSPVLNTMDEIRNMSRPTDVPDFGLINDLLWSDPIDSPNEWEDNDRGVSYCYNKVAINKFINKFNFDLVCRAHMVVEDGYEFFNDRTLVTVFSAPNYCGEFNNWGAVMSVSQELLCSFELLDPLDSNSLKQVMKKGKQERDLANSFD, from the coding sequence ATGGGGAACACAACTTCAATTGAGAGTAAGATAGATTTCGGACAGAACAGGCATGTGAAGCCgcatttgaaaaacaataatCACGTGGATGATATTTACAAAAGGGATACCTTACCGCCGTCTATGGCACAAATGGAACCTAGATCACCAATCCTGGTTGTGAATGGTAAGCACTTAACTGATATCAAGGAAATAGCAAATATCAGCTCACAGATACCGGAAACAATGATGGCTGCCAATGCTGAAGCTGCATCACTTCAGGAATCATTATCCAATGAAGAGAGAGCTGCTTATTTGCCAACTTTTAGCAAAAGTAGTTCGTATGTATCTTCTCTACACAGTAGAAAATCGTCTTTGCTTTCTAATTCTACTACACTAGGGACCCCTGCAACTTCGCCAGGCTTAAACGAGTCGTCTTCCTCATTGGCCAACGACTATTTTGCATCTAAAAGGAGACCCTCGCTACCAGATCAAACCTTGGGCCAACACCTAACTCGACCCTCTTTGCTCGACAGCCACAGATCTTATTCTAGCGACAATTGCTTGTCCACTATTAACTCTAACTCAACAGAGCTCCAGAACACCACTACGCATCACAATGACAGACTAAGAGATATTTTTCCATTTTCCCGACCAAAATCACCAAATGGCTTTGAAATACGGATTCCATTATCTTCTGATGATGTATCATCCAGCTCTGAGAGTAAACTGTCTTTACACAGGCATCACAGCTCAAAAGATATTCCTGGTGATCAAACAGGTTATGTTATGATCAACGGAAAACGGAAGAAACAAGTCAACATCGATGAAGCTATACAAAGATTACTAGATGTTGGCTACTCAGGCAAGAAAAACAAGGCCTTTTGCCTGAAAAACTCCGAGATAATTCAAATTTGCATACAAGCACGCGAAGTATTCTTAAATCAACCGGCGTTGCTGGAATTATCAGCTCCCGTGAAGATAGTGGGGGACATTCATGGCCAATTTCAAGATCTTCTGCGGCTATTCACAAAGTGCGGGTTCCCGCCTTCATCAAATTTCCTGTTTCTAGGAGATTATGTGGACAGAGGAAAACAGTCACTAGAGACcatattattattgctaTGCTATAAGATCAAGTATCCAGAAAACTTTTTCCTGTTGCGCGGAAACCACGAATGTGCAAATGTAACGAGGGTTTATGGTTTCTACGACGAGTGTAAACGTCGTTgcaatatcaaaatatggaaatattttatagaCACATTTAATACATTACCATTGACAGCTATTGTAGCGGGTAAAATATTTTGCGTTCATGGTGGGCTTTCCCCCGTGCTAAATACCATGGATGAAATTAGAAATATGTCAAGACCTACAGATGTTCCAGATTTTGGTTTAATAAACGATTTGTTGTGGTCTGATCCTATTGATTCGCCAAATGAATGGGAGGATAATGACCGAGGTGTGAGTTACTGCTATAACAAAGTGGCAATTAATAAATTcattaataaatttaaCTTTGACTTAGTATGCAGAGCTCACATGGTCGTAGAGGATGGCTATGAGTTTTTTAACGACCGAACATTGGTTACTGTATTCTCTGCACCAAACTATTGTGGCGAATTTAATAATTGGGGGGCAGTAATGTCAGTCAGCCAGGAGCTactttgttcttttgaGCTACTGGATCCGTTGGATAGTAACTCTCTAAAACAGGTCATGAAGAAGGGGAAACAAGAACGTGATCTTGCAAACTCATTTGATTAA
- the STP3 gene encoding Stp3p (CAGL0H04873g~Ortholog(s) have sequence-specific DNA binding activity, role in filamentous growth and nucleus localization): MAVEGMVDFSKSPNDHQNITLPPISSFDNLIKAAEKQYMGERLTPVPSGIFTALGNRVKSREVINPIGTRNNSGILSYQFLSESPLGPSRMHSKIDLNMIHSDTTSEIDSISASKSTIRNSVFPIEAFNSEKRNSTGRVPLIKPTWCSLNDSEQSSTQSSRTTSAEISRSNSSIQLPSLSFNKKNVVMSNSDNSTEAMQGNALTPNSIEYSHKPILEAIDKMKALESLKEEPHPSIFSEEHTPPTLSVPSVKTDMKVTKKRRRKQCPICHGFFANLTTHKAIHLEPDIKPFVCSVCQRGFVRQNDVMRHEKMHWKDKILSSAVKSEDNKSGVTGSKLTIADKEHLKSLHCIKGTYECPYNSALIELDLELYPYKGKEVNFITTQCHKTGVFSRCDTFKNHLKALHFEYPQGTRRSERSFVSGKCKHCNMSFANVDEWINEHVGKNCGHTYH, from the coding sequence ATGGCCGTTGAAGGTATGGTGGATTTTTCAAAGAGTCCCAATGACCATCAAAATATAACGCTTCCGcctatttcttcttttgacaACCTCATAAAAGCAGCTGAGAAGCAGTATATGGGGGAGCGTTTAACCCCTGTGCCCTCAGGGATATTTACGGCTCTCGGAAATAGAGTCAAAAGCAGAGAAGTTATAAATCCTATTGGAACACGGAACAACTCTGGAATACTCAGTTATCAGTTCCTATCTGAGTCACCGTTGGGACCTTCAAGGATGCACAGCAAGATTGATCTTAATATGATTCATAGTGATACCACTTCAGAGATAGATTCGATATCCGCTTCAAAGTCTACCATCAGAAACTCTGTGTTCCCGATAGAGGCATTCAATAGCGAGAAGAGGAACTCGACCGGTCGTGTGCCATTAATCAAGCCAACATGGTGCTCCTTAAATGACTCAGAGCAATCGTCAACGCAATCGTCAAGGACAACTTCGGCGGAAATATCTAGATCCAACTCTAGTATTCAGTTACCGAGCCTATCgtttaataaaaaaaatgtggTTATGAGCAACTCGGACAACTCAACTGAAGCTATGCAGGGCAATGCTCTTACACCAAACTCTATTGAGTATTCACATAAGCCTATATTGGAAGCCATAGATAAGATGAAAGCTCTGGAATCTTTGAAGGAAGAGCCACATCCATCCATATTTTCAGAAGAGCACACACCACCAACTCTTAGTGTACCAAGTGTGAAGACAGATATGAAAGTTACTAAGAAGAGGAGGAGAAAGCAGTGTCCAATTTGTCATGGCTTCTTCGCCAATCTGACGACACATAAAGCTATTCATTTGGAACCTGATATCAAACCATTTGTTTGCTCCGTTTGTCAAAGAGGATTTGTGAGACAAAATGATGTTATGAGACATGAGAAAATGCACTGGAAAGATAAAATACTCTCTAGTGCTGTGAAATCAGAGGATAATAAATCTGGTGTAACAGGTTCAAAGTTGACAATTGCTGATAAAGAACACTTAAAATCGCTGCATTGTATTAAGGGTACTTATGAATGTCCTTACAACTCTGCTCTGATAGAACTAGATTTAGAGCTTTATCCTTATAAAGGCAAGGAGGTCAATTTCATAACAACTCAGTGTCATAAGACTGGTGTCTTTTCTCGTTGTGATACTTTTAAGAACCACCTAAAAGCCCTTCATTTCGAATATCCACAAGGCACCAGACGGTCGGAGAGGAGCTTTGTCTCAGGTAAGTGCAAGCATTGTAATATGTCTTTTGCTAATGTCGATGAATGGATTAATGAGCATGTCGGGAAGAATTGCGGACACACGTATCACTAA
- the PSY3 gene encoding Psy3p (CAGL0H04895g~Ortholog(s) have role in DNA recombinase assembly, error-free translesion synthesis and Shu complex, cytosol, nucleus, site of double-strand break localization) has product MEILKHCRIYPISSFCATTETYFKIPEDLVNQHLALRTRKLGHIHVVEHSFRLSKVKKKLITTNLDENSGLILLIDVISCWKQFARSLVNNGQSIAYLSSASLCQFDGLLNFLGQLIDSPDEALKRCIFTDSYSCLQQPLTGIIIDNLSYYQTPVAMREFSALQKMLKSLRSTFGCWTMTTSYGLEYYNGVEGGTSTLYTSSGTSFTRLPVSYIKDTDLVLMRDTEDTYHLVK; this is encoded by the coding sequence ATGGAAATATTAAAGCATTGCAGGATTTATCCCATATCAAGTTTTTGTGCCACTACAGAAacatatttcaaaataccTGAGGATCTAGTAAACCAGCATTTAGCATTAAGAACGCGTAAACTAGGGCACATACATGTGGTGGAACATAGTTTCAGATTAAGCaaagtgaagaagaaattgataacTACGAATTTGGACGAAAACAGTGGCTTAATACTACTAATAGATGTGATTTCTTGCTGGAAACAGTTTGCTAGAAGTTTAGTAAACAATGGTCAAAGTATTGCGTATCTCAGCAGTGCTTCCCTTTGTCAATTTGATGGTTTACTAAATTTTCTAGGGCAACTGATAGACAGCCCCGATGAAGCTTTGAAGAGGTGCATCTTCACCGATAGTTACTCCTGTTTACAACAGCCTTTGACCGGAATTATTATAGACAATCTCTCATATTATCAGACCCCCGTGGCTATGCGTGAGTTCAGTGCCTTACAAAAAATGCTGAAGTCTTTACGATCTACCTTTGGCTGTTGGACAATGACAACAAGTTATGGTCTCGAATATTATAATGGTGTTGAAGGTGGAACCTCCACTTTATATACCAGTTCAGGAACCAGTTTCACAAGGCTGCCTGTCTCATATATCAAGGATACAGATCTTGTCTTAATGAGAGATACAGAAGACACATACCATTTAGTGAAATAA
- the SLU7 gene encoding mRNA splicing protein SLU7 (CAGL0H04917g~Protein of unknown function) → MHNKKVTKDEKKNTKTKDVNEHIPNYIKNLPWYYQDIDKNSKNNSKEQDYLRHHRQRRDDKTIDIDNNDQAKIGTGIKDEFEVIVENKKTTIDGIIKRRKDEKDWDARKDRWYGYSGKEYEEVLKKWEKSREDLNNTTEESAYDTDEEIEMMKLGLTPKDLEQNIKGSSVRLREDKAAYLKDIYSSTTNYDPKSRLYKSDDLGSIDEHSNMFLRHLTGEGKELNDLNKFARENAKESGIRDELVDADKVNHVLVANPTKLEVLRKQKELDSLKLTEEQNRQEQRKLKRKAKLLKKKAKKPKGTPQSDSTKAQLMDMYG, encoded by the coding sequence ATGCACAATAAGAAGGTGACgaaagatgaaaaaaaaaatactaagACCAAAGATGTAAATGAACATATACCGAATTACATAAAGAACTTGCCTTGGTACTATCAAGATATTGACAAGAACAGTAAGAATAATTCGAAAGAACAGGATTACCTAAGACACCACAGACAAAGGAGAGATGACAAGACTATAGATATAGATAACAATGATCAGGCAAAGATAGGGACCGGTATCAAAGATGAGTTTGAAGTGATTGtcgaaaataaaaaaaccaCAATTGATGGTATAATCAAACGTAGAAAAGACGAGAAAGATTGGGACGCAAGGAAAGATAGATGGTATGGTTATAGTGGTAAAGAATACGAAGAAGTCTTAAAAAAATGGGAAAAGAGTAGAGAAGATCTCAATAACACTACTGAAGAATCTGCTTATGAtactgatgaagaaatagaAATGATGAAACTTGGTTTAACCCCTAAAGATCTCgaacaaaatatcaaagGGTCATCAGTAAGATTACGAGAGGATAAGGCTGCTTATTTGAAGGATATATACTCAAGTACAACCAACTATGACCCTAAGTCTAGACTATACAAGTCGGATGATCTGGGTAGTATTGATGAACACTCAAACATGTTTTTACGACATCTTACTGGTGAAGGTAAAGAACTTAATGATCTAAACAAGTTTGCGAGGGAGAATGCTAAAGAATCTGGTATTAGAGACGAACTTGTTGACGCGGATAAAGTTAATCATGTTCTTGTTGCCAATCCAACAAAATTAGAGGTACTGAGGAAACAAAAAGAGCTGGACTCTTTAAAACTAActgaagaacaaaatagacaagaacaaagaaagcTGAAGAGAAAAGCCAAATTgctaaagaagaaagccAAGAAACCAAAAGGAACACCACAATCTGACTCTACTAAAGCTCAACTGATGGATATGTACGGTTGA
- the FBP1 gene encoding fructose 1,6-bisphosphate 1-phosphatase (CAGL0H04939g~Ortholog(s) have fructose 1,6-bisphosphate 1-phosphatase activity, role in gluconeogenesis, reactive oxygen species metabolic process and cytosol, periplasmic space localization), which produces MPVATERRASMDDFDTDIITLPRFIVENQKTVKTARGDFSLVLNALGFAFKFISQTIRRAELVNLIGLAGASNSTGDEQKKLDVLGDEIFINAMKGCGFIKLLVSEEQEDLIVFPTETGTYAICCDPIDGSSNLDAGVSVGTIVSIFKLLPGSTGSIKDVLRSGHDMVAACYAMYGASTHLMLTMGNGVDGFTLDTNLGEFILTQPNLRIPQLRPIYSVNEGNRLYWDELIVSFIDSLKEGQESNKGKPYSLRYIGAMVADVHRTFLYGGLFSYPGDRLKPDGKLRLLYEAFPMAFLVEQAGGKAVNDQGERILDLVPKHIHDKSSIWLGSSGEIDKFLKHIGKE; this is translated from the coding sequence atgCCAGTTGCTACGGAAAGAAGGGCCTCTATGGATGATTTCGACACCGATATCATCACTTTGCCAAGGTTTATCGTTGAGAATCAAAAAACTGTCAAGACCGCTCGTGGTGATTTCTCCCTAGTGCTAAATGCTCTGGGATTTGCATTCAAATTCATTTCACAAACTATCAGACGTGCAGAACTGGTTAACTTGATCGGCCTAGCAGGTGCTTCCAACTCTACTGGtgatgaacaaaaaaaattggatgTCCTGGGTGATGAAATCTTTATCAATGCCATGAAAGGTTGCGGTTTCATCAAACTGTTGGTTTCCGAGGAACAAGAAGACCTAATAGTGTTTCCAACAGAGACAGGTACATATGCTATCTGCTGTGATCCTATCGATGGCTCTTCCAATTTGGACGCAGGTGTCTCCGTAGGTACTATTGTCTCGATTTTTAAACTGCTGCCGGGATCCACAGGAAGTATCAAGGATGTTCTAAGGTCAGGCCATGACATGGTCGCAGCATGTTATGCCATGTACGGTGCTTCAACTCACTTGATGTTAACTATGGGTAACGGTGTCGACGGATTCACATTGGACACTAATTTGGGTGAATTTATCCTAACTCAGCCAAACTTGAGAATCCCTCAACTAAGACCAATTTACTCCGTGAATGAAGGTAATAGATTGTATTGGGATGAATTGATAGTCTCTTTTATTGACTCATTGAAAGAGGGTCAAGAATCTAATAAGGGTAAACCATACTCTCTGCGTTATATCGGTGCTATGGTCGCAGATGTCCACAGAACATTCCTATACGGTGGTTTGTTCAGTTATCCAGGAGACAGATTGAAACCAGATGGAAAATTAAGATTGTTATACGAAGCTTTCCCAATGGCATTCCTAGTCGAACAAGCCGGTGGTAAAGCAGTTAATGACCAGGGCGAACGTATCttggatctggttccaaagCACATTCACGACAAATCCTCCATCTGGTTGGGCTCATCGGGTGAAATCGACAAATTCTTGAAACATATCGGGAAGGAATGA
- the SEC61 gene encoding translocon subunit SEC61 (CAGL0H04961g~Ortholog(s) have P-P-bond-hydrolysis-driven protein transmembrane transporter activity, signal sequence binding activity), whose protein sequence is MSDRILSLFKPFEAFLPEVISPERKVPYNQKLIWTGVSLLIFLVLGQIPLYGIVSAETSDPLYWLRAMLASNRGTLMELGVSPIITSSMIFQFLQGTQLLQVSLDSKEDRELYQIAQKVCAIILTFGQALVVVMTGNYGSPSDLGIAISLLLIFQLMFASFIVLLLDELLTKGYGLGSGISLFTATNIAENIFWKAFAPTTVNSGRGKEFEGAVIAFFHLLAVRKDKKRALVEAFYRENLPNMFQVIATVFVFLFVLYLQGFRYELPVKSTKVRGQMAIYPIKLFYTSNTPIMLQSALSSNIFLISQILFQKYPSNPVIRLFGVWGIRPGTNGPQVPLSGISYYLQPIGSLKMALLDPIKTVIYTAFVLGTCALFSKTWIEISGTSAKDVAKQFKEQGMVINGKRETSVYKELKKIIPTAAAFGGATIGALSVGSDLLGALGSGASILLATTTIYGYYEVAAKEGGFTKNLVNGFSEMM, encoded by the coding sequence ATGTCTGACCGTATATTGAGTTTGTTCAAGCCATTTGAAGCTTTTCTACCAGAAGTTATTTCTCCAGAGAGAAAAGTTCCTTACAACCAGAAATTGATATGGACAGGTGTGTCTttgttgatcttcttgGTCTTGGGTCAAATTCCACTATATGGTATTGTCTCCGCTGAGACTTCTGACCCACTGTACTGGTTAAGAGCCATGTTGGCTTCAAACAGAGGTACTCTAATGGAATTGGGTGTTTCACCTATCATTACTTCTTCCATGATCTTCCAATTCTTGCAAGGTACTCAATTATTGCAAGTTTCCCTAGACAGTAAGGAGGACCGTGAACTGTACCAAATTGCTCAGAAAGTTTGTGCCATCATCTTGACTTTCGGACAGGCTTTGGTCGTCGTTATGACTGGTAACTACGGTTCTCCATCTGACTTGGGTATTGCCATTTCCCTTTTGTTGATCTTTCAATTGATGTTTGCCTCCTTCATTGTCCTATTACTGGATGAATTGTTGACTAAGGGTTACGGTTTAGGCTCCGGTATTTCCTTGTTCACTGCTACTAACATCGCTGAAAACATCTTCTGGAAGGCCTTTGCTCCAACCACTGTTAACTCTGGTCGTGGTAAGGAGTTCGAAGGTGCTGTCATCGCGTTCTTCCACCTGTTGGCTGTTAGAAAAGATAAGAAGAGAGCACTTGTTGAAGCCTTCTACAGAGAAAACTTACCAAACATGTTCCAAGTCATTGCTACTGTTTTTGTCTTCTTATTTGTTCTATACTTGCAAGGTTTCCGTTACGAGTTGCCAGTTAAGTCTACCAAGGTTAGAGGTCAAATGGCTATCTACCCAATCAAGTTATTTTACACTTCCAACACTCCAATTATGTTGCAAAGTGCCCTTTCTTCTAACATCTTCTTAATTTCCCAAATTTTGTTCCAAAAGTACCCATCCAACCCAGTTATCCGTTTGTTCGGTGTTTGGGGTATTAGACCAGGTACTAACGGTCCTCAAGTCCCATTGTCTGGTATTTCTTACTACTTACAACCAATTGGTTCTTTGAAGATGGCCCTATTGGACCCAATCAAGACCGTTATCTACACTGCATTTGTTCTTGGTACTTGTGCTTTGTTCTCCAAGACCTGGATTGAAATCTCTGGTACTAGTGCCAAGGATGTTGCTAAGCAATTCAAGGAACAAGGTATGGTCATTAATGGTAAGAGGGAAACATCTGTCTACAaggaattgaagaagatcatTCCAACTGCTGCTGCTTTTGGTGGTGCTACCATTGGTGCTTTATCTGTTGGTTCTGATCTTCTAGGTGCCTTGGGTTCTGGTGCTTCCATCTTATTGGCTACCACTACCATTTACGGTTACTACGAAGTTGCTGCCAAAGAAGGTGGCTTCACTAAAAACTTAGTGAACGGTTTCTCTGAGATGATGTAA